A single Streptomyces mirabilis DNA region contains:
- the cpt gene encoding chloramphenicol phosphotransferase CPT — MTEVIVLNGGSSSGKSGIARCLQAVLPDPWLALGTDTLVDAMPASMQASDAGIEFAPDGEVVVGPEFRTLEAAWIEGVAAMARAGARVIVDEVFLGGADSQQRWQKTLRDLRVLWVGVRCDSAVAAGREVARGDRVIGMAVSQADVVHRGVVYDLEVDTTHAESMECARAIAARVR, encoded by the coding sequence ATGACTGAGGTGATCGTTCTCAACGGTGGTTCCAGCTCCGGGAAGTCCGGGATCGCCCGGTGTCTGCAGGCGGTCCTGCCGGATCCGTGGCTGGCTCTCGGGACCGACACGCTGGTTGACGCGATGCCAGCGTCCATGCAGGCGTCGGATGCGGGGATCGAGTTCGCTCCGGACGGAGAGGTGGTCGTCGGGCCGGAGTTCCGGACGCTGGAAGCGGCATGGATCGAGGGAGTCGCCGCGATGGCCCGTGCGGGCGCCCGGGTCATCGTCGATGAGGTCTTCCTCGGCGGAGCGGACTCGCAGCAGCGGTGGCAGAAGACTTTGCGTGACCTGCGGGTGCTGTGGGTCGGCGTCCGGTGTGACAGTGCGGTTGCCGCAGGCCGTGAGGTCGCACGAGGCGATCGGGTCATCGGGATGGCCGTGTCCCAGGCGGATGTGGTCCACCGAGGCGTGGTCTATGACCTGGAGGTGGACACCACGCATGCCGAGTCGATGGAGTGCGCACGGGCCATCGCCGCACGTGTCAGGTGA
- a CDS encoding DUF4232 domain-containing protein, with protein MSPSTSAGVRPGAACGTKQLRWRLTRLADKSSKAPTALLSATNTSTASCAFNGYPELHAYAGKGPAVWSEPKAKAPVRLMLDPGNAVDFPLFYPASPAPDGSCSIPVDDDPRIEVVPPHPAPTDYGATVQITDPHGRNVTPVFCDTVHLGAPRLR; from the coding sequence GTGTCGCCCTCGACCTCGGCAGGCGTCCGACCAGGTGCCGCATGCGGCACCAAGCAGCTGCGATGGAGACTGACGCGCCTCGCCGACAAGTCGAGCAAGGCGCCGACGGCCCTGCTGAGCGCGACCAACACCAGCACCGCGTCCTGCGCCTTCAACGGCTATCCGGAGCTTCACGCTTACGCGGGCAAAGGGCCGGCCGTCTGGTCGGAGCCGAAAGCGAAGGCGCCGGTCCGCCTGATGCTGGATCCCGGCAACGCGGTCGACTTCCCGCTCTTCTACCCTGCGTCCCCTGCCCCTGACGGTTCCTGCTCCATACCGGTCGACGACGACCCACGCATCGAGGTGGTGCCGCCGCACCCCGCGCCCACCGACTATGGCGCTACCGTGCAGATCACCGACCCACACGGCCGGAATGTGACCCCGGTGTTCTGCGACACCGTTCACCTCGGCGCACCCCGACTGCGGTAG